In the Ursus arctos isolate Adak ecotype North America unplaced genomic scaffold, UrsArc2.0 scaffold_19, whole genome shotgun sequence genome, one interval contains:
- the LOC113249390 gene encoding olfactory receptor 5-like: MERSLESGNMTRVQEFVLLGLSARLGMRGVLFAVFLALYLLTLLENTLIVCLICSHSELRKPMYFFLGNLSCLEMCYVSVTTPSLLVGLWTGPFHVPFTACMTQLFFFVSLICTECTLLASMAYDRYVAICRPLHYPLLMRPQVCLGLAMSSWLGGLLVSVVKTSCIASLSYCGPNILNQFFCDVSPLLNLSCTHVALTELVDFISAIVIFCGTLLVALASYSAIGVAVLRMPSAAARRKAFSTCASHLIVVGIFYSAALFIYCRPSRIKSMDLNKVLSVVYTVVTPMCNPVIYCLRNREVHVALRKTLHWP; the protein is encoded by the coding sequence ATGGAGAGGTCCCTGGAGTCGGGCAACATGACAAGAGTCCAGGAGTTTGTCTTGCTGGGCTTGTCCGCCAGGCTGGGCATGAGGGGCGTCCTGTTTGCCGTCTTCCTGGCCCTCTACCTGCTGACGCTCCTGGAGAACACGCTCATCGTCTGTCTCATCTGCAGTCACAGTGAGCTCCGCaagcccatgtacttcttcctgggcAACCTGAGCTGCCTGGAGATGTGCTACGTGTCAGTGACCACGCCCAGCCTGCTCGTGGGGCTGTGGACTGGACCCTTCCACGTGCCCTTCACAGCCTGCATGACCCAGCTCTTCTTCTTCGTCTCCCTCATCTGCACGGAGTGCACCCTCCTGGCctccatggcctatgaccgctacgtggccatctgcCGCCCACTCCACTACCCACTGCTCATGAGGCCCCAGGTCTGCCTGGGCTTGGCCATGTCCTCATGGCTTGGGGGACTGCTGGTCTCGGTGGTCAAGACGTCTTGCATCGCCAGCCTGTCGTACTGTGGCCCCAACATCCTCAACCAATTTTTCTGTGATGTCTCTCCTCTGCTCAACCTGTCCTGCACCCATGTGGCCCTGACCGAGCTGGTGGACTTCATCTCTGCCATCGTCATCTTCTGTGGAACACTGTTGGTAGCGCTGGCCTCCTACTCAGCCATCGGGGTGGCCGTGCTCCGCATGCCGTCAGCCGCTGCCCGGCGCAAGGCCTTTTCCACCTGCGCCTCCCACCTGATTGTGGTGGGCATCTTCTACTCAGCAGCCCTCTTCATCTACTGCCGTCCCAGCCGCATCAAATCCATGGACCTCAACAAGGTGCTGTCAGTCGTCTACACGGTGGTCACACCCATGTGCAACCCCGTCATCTACTGCCTGCGGAACAGGGAGGTCCATGTGGCGCTTCGGAAAACTCTCCACTGGCCTTGA
- the LOC125283308 gene encoding olfactory receptor 5-like, which translates to MERYLESGNMSRVQEFVLLGLSARLGTRGILFAVFLTLYLLTLLENTLIVCLICSHSELRKPMYFFLGNLSCLEMCYVSVTMPSLLVGLRSSPCHVSFTACIIQLFLFIALISTKCTLLASMAYDRYVAICRPLHYPLLMRPQVCLGLAMTSWLGGLLVSVVKTSCIASLSYCGPNVLNHFFCDVSPLLNLSCTHVALTELVDFISAVVIFCGSLLVALASYVAIGRTVLRMPSAATRRKALSTCASHLLVVGTFYAVVLFMYSRPSRINSTDLSKVLSVVYTVVTPMCSPVIYCLRNREVHTALQKTLHSRWVSAVTTDLAHS; encoded by the coding sequence ATGGAGAGGTATCTGGAGTCGGGCAACATGTCCAGAGTCCAGGAGTTTGTCTTGCTGGGCTTGTCCGCCAGGCTGGGCACGAGGGGCATCCTGTTTGCCGTCTTCCTGACCCTCTACCTGCTGACGCTCCTGGAGAACACGCTCATCGTCTGTCTCATCTGCAGCCACAGCGAGCTCCGCaagcccatgtacttcttcctgggcAACCTGAGCTGCCTGGAGATGTGCTATGTGTCAGTGACCATGCCCAGCCTGCTCGTGGGGCTGAGGTCCAGCCCCTGCCATGTGTCTTTCACTGCCTGCATAATTCAGCTGTTTTTATTCATCGCTCTAATTAGTACCAAGTGCACCCTCCTGGCctccatggcctatgaccgctacgtggccatctgcCGCCCACTCCACTACCCACTGCTCATGAGGCCCCAGGTCTGCCTGGGCTTGGCCATGACTTCATGGCTTGGGGGATTGCTGGTCTCGGTGGTCAAGACATCTTGCATCGCCAGCCTGTCCTACTGCGGCCCCAACGTCCTCAACCACTTCTTCTGTGATGTCTCCCCTCTGCTCAACCTATCGTGCACTCACGTGGCCCTGACCGAGCTGGTGGACTTCATCTCCGCCGTCGTCATCTTCTGTGGGTCATTACTGGTTGCGCTGGCCTCCTACGTGGCCATTGGCAGGACTGTGCTCCGCATGCCATCAGCTGCCACCCGCCGCAAAGCCCTCTCCACCTGCGCCTCCCACCTGCTGGTGGTGGGCACCTTCTACGCGGTGGTCCTCTTCATGTACTCCCGCCCCAGCCGCATCAACTCCACGGACCTCAGCAAGGTGCTGTCAGTCGTCTACACGGTGGTCACGCCCATGTGCAGCCCCGTCATCTACTGCCTGCGGAACAGGGAGGTCCACACGGCGCTGCAAAAAACTCTCCACTCGCGCTGGGTCTCTGCAGTGACAACCGACCTTGCCCACTCCTGA
- the LOC125283307 gene encoding olfactory receptor 5-like — MERSLESGNMSRVQEFVLLGLSARLGMRGVLFAVFLTLYLLTLLENTLIVCLICSHSELRKPMYFFLGNLSCLEMCYVSVTMPSLLVGLWTGPFHISFTACMTQLFFFISLICTECTLLTSMAYDRYVAICRPLHYPLLMRPQVCLGLAMTSWLGGLLVSVVKTSCIASLSYCGPNVLNHFFCDVSPLLNLSCTHVALTEMVDFISAIVILWGSLLVAIASYVAIGRAVFRMSSAAARHKAFSTCASHLVVVGIFYAATLFIYARPSRIEAMDLNKVLSVIYTVVTPMCNPVIYCLRNREVQAAFRRTLYWSRG; from the coding sequence ATGGAGAGGTCCCTGGAGTCGGGCAACATGTCCAGAGTCCAGGAGTTTGTCTTGCTGGGCTTGTCCGCCAGGCTGGGCATGAGGGGCGTCCTGTTTGCCGTCTTCCTGACCCTCTACCTGCTGACGCTCCTGGAGAACACGCTCATCGTCTGTCTCATCTGCAGCCACAGCGAGCTCCGCaagcccatgtacttcttcctgggcAACCTGAGCTGCCTGGAGATGTGCTACGTGTCAGTGACCATGCCCAGCCTGCTCGTGGGGCTGTGGACTGGACCCTTCCACATCTCCTTCACAGCCTGCATGACCCAGCtcttcttcttcatctccctCATCTGCACGGAGTGCACCCTCCTGACctccatggcctatgaccgctacgtggccatctgcCGCCCACTCCACTACCCACTGCTCATGAGGCCCCAGGTCTGCCTGGGCTTGGCCATGACTTCATGGCTTGGGGGATTGCTGGTCTCGGTGGTCAAGACATCTTGCATCGCCAGCCTGTCCTACTGCGGCCCCAACGTCCTCAACCACTTCTTCTGTGATGTCTCCCCTCTGCTCAACCTGTCCTGCACTCACGTGGCCCTGACCGAGATGGTGGACTTCATCTCTGCCATTGTCATCCTCTGGGGTTCCCTCCTTGTGGCCATAGCCTCCTATGTGGCCATTGGGAGGGCTGTGTTCCGCATGTCATCAGCCGCTGCCCGTCACAAggccttttccacctgtgcatcacACCTGGTGGTGGTGGGCATCTTCTACGCGGCCACTCTCTTCATCTATGCCCGTCCCAGCCGCATAGAAGCCATGGACCTCAACAAGGTGCTGTCAGTCATCTACACGGTGGTCACACCCATGTGCAACCCCGTCATCTACTGCCTGCGGAACAGGGAGGTCCAGGCAGCATTCCGTAGAACCCTATACTGGTCCCGAGGCTGA